The nucleotide window GAAGAGCATGGGCATGGTCCGGAACTCGGGGTGGAGCGGCAGCGCGATTTCCCACTTCTTGAAGAGCTTGTAGGCGGGCGACCGGGCCGCCGCTTCCAGCCAGTCGTCGCTGATGCCCATCTCCTTGGCCTGAGCCACGACTTTCGGATCAGTGGGATCGAGGATCATCTCGCGGTGGGCGCGCACCAGATCGCGGTCGTCGGCCATGGCGGCCTCCTCGACGCGATCCATGTCGTAGAGCACCACGCCCATCGAGCGGATCTTCCCGACGCAGGTGTGGAAGCACACGGGCGGCAGGCCGCTCTCCATCCGCGGGTAGCAGAGGATGCACTTCTCCATCTTGCCCGACACCCAGTTGTACATGGGCTTCTTGTACGGGCACGACGAAATGCAGTAGCGCCAGTTGCGGCACCGCACCTGGTCGATGAGGACGATGCCGTCCTCTTCCCGCTTGTAGGCCGCGCCCGACGGGCAGGCGGCCACGCAGGCCGGATTGGCGCAATGGTTGCAGATGCGCGGCAGGTAGAAGTAGAAGACGTCGCGCAGCTTCAAGTAGGCATCCTGCTCTTGCTGGCTCAAGGTCTTGAGGTTGACGTCGTGCTTGCCGGTGACGTGCGTGCCGCCGGCGTTATCCTCCCAGTTGACGCCCCAGGTGATGGGAATGTCCTCCTGGAGCGTCACCATGGACTTGGGCCGCCCGACGGGTTGCTGCGAGAGCTGGTTGGGCGTGTGGAGGTCGTCGTAGGTGAAGGTGTAGACGTCGCCCCCGTAGTAGTCGTTCATCTCGGGCACGTGCGGGTTGTAGAACAGGTTGAGCATCATCGCGGCCTTGGGGCCGTACTTGAGCTCGAGCGATCCGTTCTTGCGGACCCACCCGCCCTTCCAGAGCTCCTGGTCTTCCCACCGCCGGGGATAGCCGACACCGGGCTTGGTCTCGACGTTGTTCCACCACATGTACTCGGCGCCTTCGCGGTTGGTCCAGACGTTCTTGCAGGCGACCGTGCAGGTGTTGCAACCTATGCACTTTTCCAGGTTGAACGTCATGCTGAACTGGGTTTTGACTCTCATCTCGAGTTTCTCCCTCGTCAAGCCCGCGGCAGCGCAGCTAGCTGGTCTTCCCGGTAAACAGGCTTGCCCTCCGGGCCCAGGGGCATCTTGCGGATCAGCACGCCGTGGTCGCGCTCCGAGGGGCTTGGCCCCCAGAAGTTGACGTAGTAGCTGAACTGGGCGTAGCCGCCGATCATCGTGGCGGGGTTCATCAGGATCCGGGTGGTGGCGTTGTTGTTGCCGCCGCGCAGATCCGAGCAGTTGAGCTTCTTGGCGAGCGGCGAGAACGGGACGTTCACGTGGCGCTCTACCTGGTGGTAGGTGATGGCCATGTTGCGGGGGACCTGGTGGCTCGTAACCGCCCGGACGGCCTCGATGCCGTTCTCGCAGTACAGTTCCACCCAGTCGTTGTCGACGACGTCGATCTCGTTGGCGTCGTCGGGGTTGAGCCACACCGTGGGCCCGCCCCGGGACATGTGCATCATCGGCCAGTGATCGCGGAAGGAGCTGTGGATCTGCCACTTGCCGTGCGGCGTGATGAAGCGGAAGACCTTGCTCTTGGGCTGGGCCTTGTCGAGGCGGATGTCGCCGACGGCCACCATGTCCAGCGGCGGCTTGTTGGTCGGCAGAGCCTCGCCGAGATCCCGGATGCCCTGGTGGTCGTAGTAGATCTCCTGGCGTCCCGACAAGGTGTGCCAGGGTTTGAGACGCTCGACGTTCATCGTCCAGGGCCCGAAGGTGCGATCCTTGCCCTGCCCGTCGCTGAGGACGGCGCTCCACTGCGGCGTGGTGTGGATGCGCCGCGGCTGGGAGATGATGTCCTTGTAGTGAACCTTGCGATGCTTGACGTCGGTGACCATGTCCGCGAGCGGCAGACCGACCTTCTTCTCCATTTCCTTGAAGAACAGCCATGACAGGCGGCCGTTGAGCTCCGGCGAGATCTGCAAGATGACTTCGCAGGCCTGCTCGGGCCGCTCGAACCAGACCCGGCCGTCCTTGACGTCCAGCGCCTCGTTGTTCTTGAGCTCCTCTTCGACGATGGGCGTCAGGTCGGCATAGTTCCCCTTGGAGCCGTAGCCCTTGGGCTGGCTGACCAGCGGCCCGAGCGAGACCAGCTTCTCGTAGATCTTGGTGTAATCGCGCTCGACGATGGAGATGGTGGGGAAAGTCTTGCCCGGCACGGGCTCGACCTCGCCCTTGCCCCAGTCCTTGATCTCGCCGTTGGGCTGCGCCATCATCTGCGGGCTGTCCATCCACAGGGCGTTGAGGACGATGTCCTTCACGGGCTCCGGGAAGTGCTTCTTGGCCAGCTCCGAGAATTTCTTCGCGATGAGCTTGAAGGCCTCCCAGTCGTGCTTGGTCTCCCAGGGCGGCTGGGTGGCCGGCGTCATGGGATGCACGAAGGTGTGCATGTCGCCGAACGTGACGTCGTACTTCTCGTACCAGAAGGCCGCCGGCAGCACGACGTCGGAGTAGTTTGCCGTAGAGTCCATGCGGATGTTGAGGTTGACCAGGAAGTCCAGCTTGCCGGTGGCCGCGGCTTCGTGCCACTCGATTTCGTGGACCTTGCCCTTGGCGGGCTCGTGGTCCCAGAGCACGTTGTTGTGGGTGCCTAGCCAGTGCTTGAGCGTCAGTTCCTGGCCGCGCATGCTCGTGCCGATGAGGTTGCCCCGGTAGACGACCAGCATCTTGAGCCGGTTCTCGGGAGCGTCCACGTCGCGCAACCCGAACTCCATCTTGCCCGTCTTGAACTGCTCAAGCACCCAGCCCTTGACCTCGTCGTCGGTCTTGCAGCCGGCCTTGACGGCATCCTTGTAGAGCTCGAGAGGGTTCTTCTTGTTGAACGACGGGAAGAACGGGAGCCAGCCGTTGCGGACGGCCATCATGTTGAGGTCGGCCGCGTGGTTCCACTTGGTGAGCGTCTTGGCGCCGACGGCCCACTGGGTGTCGAACTCGAACCCGTCGTAGCGCCACTGGCCGGTGTGGAAGTACCAGAGCGACGTGGAGTTCATCATCCGCGGCGGCCGCGACCAGTCCAGCGCCCCGCCCATGTTGACGAAGGCCGCGTGCAACCGGGTGTGCTGCGTGCCGACGTAATGGTTGAAGTTGCCGCCGTTGACGCCGTTGCAGCCGCACAGGGCGAGCATCACGGCCTGGTTGCGGTAGTACAGCGAGGCGCCGTGGAAGAAGTGCTGGATGCCGGGGCCCGTGATGAACAGCGACTTGCCCTTCGTCTTCTCGGCATTCTCGGCGAACTCGCGGCCGAC belongs to Candidatus Tanganyikabacteria bacterium and includes:
- the narH gene encoding nitrate reductase subunit beta — protein: MRVKTQFSMTFNLEKCIGCNTCTVACKNVWTNREGAEYMWWNNVETKPGVGYPRRWEDQELWKGGWVRKNGSLELKYGPKAAMMLNLFYNPHVPEMNDYYGGDVYTFTYDDLHTPNQLSQQPVGRPKSMVTLQEDIPITWGVNWEDNAGGTHVTGKHDVNLKTLSQQEQDAYLKLRDVFYFYLPRICNHCANPACVAACPSGAAYKREEDGIVLIDQVRCRNWRYCISSCPYKKPMYNWVSGKMEKCILCYPRMESGLPPVCFHTCVGKIRSMGVVLYDMDRVEEAAMADDRDLVRAHREMILDPTDPKVVAQAKEMGISDDWLEAAARSPAYKLFKKWEIALPLHPEFRTMPMLFYIPPLSPMATTAGKDSPSAEDIFDMARPAGGPLPDLDELDKFRLPIKYMASLLAAGNEDEVKKSLRRQLAVRHYERSKRVDGKPDTSMLQRVGLTEEDAIGIVRALSHAFYNERFVIPTTKREKADISPYTERGFAGFTAMGPWTAMKRRKSYFASHHTPEKAYE
- a CDS encoding nitrate reductase subunit alpha, which codes for MKWFNITGDSRSWEDFYRSRWSYDYSVRTGHGVNCSMACSWEVFVKDGLICWELQKTDYPQIDPDIPNVEPRGCQRGVTASWYPYSPLRPKYPYVRKVLWDFYQAEKQKGKDAVEAMGAVLEDEQKSKAYKAARGKAGWKRVSWDEAVEMVAAGQIHTIKKWGPDHLAVFSPIPAMSLLSFISGQRYNNLLGGLYNSYYEWYHDLPHVSSSMFGDQTENCESSDWYLGTYWVVAGSNLNMTRTADCHFLPEAKYRGTKVVVMSPNYSDVTKYADTWVPLVPGSDGAFLMACIHVILKEFYADKQTPYFTDYVKKYTNLPFLVILDETEGGKYQMGRFVRASDLAEYAGEENADWKLIMVDTDGKLHVPTGSVGFRWEKEPTGNWNLQLKNAVSGQEFDPQLTLLGGQEKATVSFSDFSDTYNIVLGKSEGKGKSSVEVLREVPARYIEANGKKLLVTTAFDLLMAQAGVSRGLGGDYPKDYDDPRPYTPAWQEAQTGVSRNLAIQVGREFAENAEKTKGKSLFITGPGIQHFFHGASLYYRNQAVMLALCGCNGVNGGNFNHYVGTQHTRLHAAFVNMGGALDWSRPPRMMNSTSLWYFHTGQWRYDGFEFDTQWAVGAKTLTKWNHAADLNMMAVRNGWLPFFPSFNKKNPLELYKDAVKAGCKTDDEVKGWVLEQFKTGKMEFGLRDVDAPENRLKMLVVYRGNLIGTSMRGQELTLKHWLGTHNNVLWDHEPAKGKVHEIEWHEAAATGKLDFLVNLNIRMDSTANYSDVVLPAAFWYEKYDVTFGDMHTFVHPMTPATQPPWETKHDWEAFKLIAKKFSELAKKHFPEPVKDIVLNALWMDSPQMMAQPNGEIKDWGKGEVEPVPGKTFPTISIVERDYTKIYEKLVSLGPLVSQPKGYGSKGNYADLTPIVEEELKNNEALDVKDGRVWFERPEQACEVILQISPELNGRLSWLFFKEMEKKVGLPLADMVTDVKHRKVHYKDIISQPRRIHTTPQWSAVLSDGQGKDRTFGPWTMNVERLKPWHTLSGRQEIYYDHQGIRDLGEALPTNKPPLDMVAVGDIRLDKAQPKSKVFRFITPHGKWQIHSSFRDHWPMMHMSRGGPTVWLNPDDANEIDVVDNDWVELYCENGIEAVRAVTSHQVPRNMAITYHQVERHVNVPFSPLAKKLNCSDLRGGNNNATTRILMNPATMIGGYAQFSYYVNFWGPSPSERDHGVLIRKMPLGPEGKPVYREDQLAALPRA